The genomic stretch ATGGCCCGCTTGACTTCGGCCTCGGCCGAATCAAATGCCGTCACACCGCGTGAGGCATCCAGACCGCACGAGCCAAGGAAGAACAGATCGGCGCCAAGCTGCGCAATGGCGGCCAACGTGTCGGCGCCGACGCAGGTGCCGAGGTCGCGGACAAACCTTCCGCCGAGCACGATCAGTTCGACCAGGGGATGGTCGGACAGCGCCGAGGCAACACCGAGCGAATTGGTTGCGATGGTCAGCTCAAGGTCGCGCGGAATGGCCTTGGCAATGGCGGCGTTGGTGCTGCCGCCGTCGATGAACAGGCTCTGCCCACTGGAGAGCAACGCGACGGCCGTGCTTGCCAGCCGCGCCTTCTCCTCGACCGCATGGCCGCCGCGCAGACCGATGGGGGCCGCGGCAAAGGGTGCGGCCGCAACCGCGCCACCATAGACCCGTCGACATTGCCCGGCTTTCGCCAGTTCCCTGAGGTCGCGGCGCACCGTGTCCTCGGAAACACCGAAGCGGCTCGCCAGTTCGCCGGCCAGCACACTCCCCTCCGCCGCAAGGCGGTCACGGATAAGCTGGTGCCGTTGATCGGTGAGCATTGCCTGATCCTATTTCTCTTTGCACGTTCTTGCATGTTTTGCACGTTTATGCAAGGAGTGACTGATCAGGCTGCCGGACAAGCCAGCCTCTCTGTTCCTTTGAAAGCACCGCGATGAGCTTTGGCCTCAACCTTGCCCCGCAACACCGCGTCTATGCCGGCTTCGCGATCTATTCCTTCGCCATGGGCAACATTTTTCCGCGGCTGCCAGACATCAAGCACGCCATGGGCATTGGCGACGGCACGCTCGGCCTCAGCCTGATCGGAACCCCGATCGGCACCTTGACGGCGTTGACGCTGGCGACGCCGCTGCTCGAGCGCATCGGCTTCCGCCGCGCGCTGCTTGCCCTGATCCCGCTGCTGGCGCTTGCTTATGCCATCACAGTGCACGCACCGGGGCCCCTGGCGCTTTTCCTGATGCTCTTTCCAGTCGGCCTGATGATTGGCAGCGTCGAGATCATGCTCAATGTCGAGGCCGACCGGACCGAATTCCTGGTCAAGCGCCGCATCATGAACCGCGCGCATTCGTTCTGGAGCATGGGCTTTTTCGGCGCCGGCCTCTTCGGTGCCGCACTGGCGCATCTCGGCATATCGCCGCAACTGCATCTGGCGCTGATCGTACCGATCGTCACGATCTCGATGGCGCTGTGCCTCGGCGGCTACCAACCGGCGCCGAGCCGCTTCGCCGGCACCAGCGAGAAGGCACCCGTGCTGGCGCGGCCGACGCTACCCATCCTCGTCCTTGTCGCCGTCACGCTCTCGGCCATGCTGATGGAAGGCGCCAGCATCGACTGGTCGGCGATCTATATGCGCACAGTGTTCGAATCCGGCCCCTTCGTCGCCGGCTTCACCGTGGCGCTGTTTGCCTTTTCTCAGGCAACCACGCGCTTCTTCGCCGACAGTTTCGTCGACCGCCATTCGCCAAGCGGCGTGGCGCGGGTGCTGCTGGTGATGATGGCGGCCGGCGTGCTGATTGTGTTTTTCTCGCCCGCCCCGTTTGTCTCCATGCTGGGCTTTGCCCTTCTGGGGATTGGCACCAGCGCCCTCTTCCCG from Mesorhizobium sp. NZP2077 encodes the following:
- a CDS encoding DeoR/GlpR family DNA-binding transcription regulator, with product MLTDQRHQLIRDRLAAEGSVLAGELASRFGVSEDTVRRDLRELAKAGQCRRVYGGAVAAAPFAAAPIGLRGGHAVEEKARLASTAVALLSSGQSLFIDGGSTNAAIAKAIPRDLELTIATNSLGVASALSDHPLVELIVLGGRFVRDLGTCVGADTLAAIAQLGADLFFLGSCGLDASRGVTAFDSAEAEVKRAMARNSTGIVIAVTNDKLATAAPYRVAGAEAIRHLVVEKTAPAAILADFERQGAEIHFA
- a CDS encoding MFS transporter — encoded protein: MSFGLNLAPQHRVYAGFAIYSFAMGNIFPRLPDIKHAMGIGDGTLGLSLIGTPIGTLTALTLATPLLERIGFRRALLALIPLLALAYAITVHAPGPLALFLMLFPVGLMIGSVEIMLNVEADRTEFLVKRRIMNRAHSFWSMGFFGAGLFGAALAHLGISPQLHLALIVPIVTISMALCLGGYQPAPSRFAGTSEKAPVLARPTLPILVLVAVTLSAMLMEGASIDWSAIYMRTVFESGPFVAGFTVALFAFSQATTRFFADSFVDRHSPSGVARVLLVMMAAGVLIVFFSPAPFVSMLGFALLGIGTSALFPLAISAAAQRTDRPAAINVAALSQISFVAFLLGPPLLGFVSDHWGIRSAFGIGIPFILLSLLTAGSLGRRPAAGKPAAPAGEPLEPARDKILARVTEG